The following coding sequences are from one Mycoplasma mycoides subsp. capri window:
- a CDS encoding BspA family leucine-rich repeat surface protein, whose translation MKKILKLIPYSIITSLLIPLPFTFWKNQETISLFAQDTTKASPNHEYNEDKTEIKKIGYYKHPTTNKVTIRPIPFYVKKVPTNLPTEIESLYRAFSYRYSHHDPVTGFEKWDTSKIKDMSYVFFENHIIDTDLSAWKTDNVINMTGMFKNATKFDNGGKSLSWTTNNVELMESMFDGAESFKQNLMSWNVEKVTKNKNFSRASGIFSDENKKPKWKNLKEENDPIIKKEENKTPKVIIHPTPAPKPRVTLPLAKIINRTNETKPTLKPNSDQELPKSNITTSKQENKKLSTPAIVGIVVGSQVVLTSLAAGIPYLIKRFKK comes from the coding sequence ATGAAAAAGATACTGAAATTAATACCTTATTCTATAATTACTAGCTTATTAATCCCTTTACCATTCACTTTTTGAAAGAATCAAGAAACAATATCTTTATTTGCCCAAGATACTACAAAAGCCAGCCCCAATCATGAATATAATGAAGATAAAACAGAAATTAAAAAAATAGGTTATTACAAGCACCCAACTACTAATAAAGTTACTATAAGACCTATTCCATTTTATGTAAAAAAAGTTCCTACTAATTTACCAACAGAAATTGAAAGTTTGTATCGCGCTTTTTCTTATAGATATAGTCATCATGATCCAGTTACTGGATTTGAAAAATGAGATACATCAAAAATAAAAGATATGAGTTATGTCTTTTTTGAAAATCATATTATTGACACAGATTTGTCTGCTTGAAAAACTGATAATGTCATTAATATGACTGGTATGTTTAAAAATGCAACAAAATTTGATAATGGTGGTAAATCTTTGTCTTGAACAACTAACAATGTAGAATTAATGGAATCTATGTTTGATGGTGCAGAAAGTTTTAAACAGAACTTGATGAGTTGAAATGTTGAAAAAGTAACTAAAAATAAGAATTTTTCTAGAGCTAGTGGAATTTTTAGTGATGAAAATAAAAAACCTAAATGGAAAAATCTAAAAGAAGAAAATGATCCTATTATTAAAAAAGAAGAAAATAAAACACCAAAAGTGATAATTCATCCAACCCCTGCTCCAAAACCAAGGGTTACTTTGCCTTTAGCTAAAATAATAAATAGAACTAATGAAACTAAACCTACATTAAAACCTAATTCAGATCAAGAACTTCCAAAATCTAATATAACTACATCAAAACAAGAAAATAAAAAATTATCAACTCCAGCAATTGTTGGTATTGTTGTTGGAAGCCAAGTTGTTTTAACCTCTTTAGCAGCTGGTATACCTTATTTAATTAAAAGATTTAAAAAATAA
- a CDS encoding CTP synthase: protein MAKFIFVTGGVVSGLGKGITASSIGALLKASGLKVFMQKFDPYLNVDPGTMSPYQHGEVFVTKDGGETDLDLGHYERFIDEELTKLSSTTSGKIYLSVIQGERKGVNSGKTIQVVPHITDAIKQKVYQAAEQSQADVIISEIGGTVGDIESQPFIEAIRQIRLEQGKENVMFVHVVLLLWLAASKEYKTKPIQNSVKAMASLGIQPDVIVCRSDSSSPKDIKEKISLFCNVPITNIIDAIDQDSIYRVPLALAKQNLQDIIIEQLQLKAKNIDLSLWKQFNKKIDSSTEEIEISFVGKYIELQDAYLSVLESLKIAGWEFNKKIKIRWVQADKLDESNYKEVLKNSQGILVPGGFGKRGIEGMMLASRYARENDIPYLGICLGMQIATISIARDLLKWSDADSTEFNKNTTHPIFDYIKGIDRDNIGGTLRLGTMVTKLEKDSLVSKLYNSDVALERHRHRYEFNNEYKKDLESVGLRFSGIYEEKNLVEVVEMPSLKFFVASQFHPEFTSRPNKPTPLFKGFIKAIVENNK from the coding sequence ATGGCAAAGTTTATATTTGTAACTGGTGGAGTAGTTTCGGGTTTAGGAAAAGGAATTACAGCTAGTTCAATTGGTGCATTATTAAAAGCTAGTGGATTAAAAGTATTTATGCAAAAATTTGATCCATATTTAAATGTTGATCCAGGAACAATGTCTCCATATCAACATGGTGAAGTTTTTGTTACAAAAGATGGGGGAGAAACTGATTTAGATCTAGGTCATTATGAACGTTTTATTGATGAAGAATTAACTAAATTATCTTCAACAACTTCTGGAAAAATCTATTTATCTGTAATTCAAGGTGAAAGAAAAGGAGTTAATAGTGGTAAAACTATTCAAGTAGTTCCTCATATAACTGATGCTATTAAACAAAAAGTTTATCAAGCAGCAGAACAAAGCCAAGCTGATGTGATAATTTCTGAAATTGGTGGAACTGTTGGAGATATTGAATCTCAACCTTTTATTGAAGCAATTAGACAAATTAGACTAGAACAAGGTAAAGAAAATGTAATGTTTGTTCATGTTGTTTTATTATTATGATTAGCTGCTTCAAAAGAATATAAAACTAAACCTATTCAAAACTCAGTAAAAGCAATGGCTAGTTTAGGAATTCAACCTGATGTTATAGTATGTAGAAGTGACTCTTCTTCACCAAAAGATATTAAAGAAAAAATTTCTTTATTTTGTAATGTTCCTATTACAAATATTATTGATGCAATTGATCAAGATTCAATTTATAGAGTGCCATTAGCTTTAGCAAAACAAAATCTTCAAGATATTATAATTGAACAGTTACAATTAAAAGCTAAAAATATAGATCTATCTTTATGAAAACAATTTAATAAAAAAATCGATTCATCAACTGAAGAAATTGAAATTAGTTTTGTTGGTAAATATATAGAATTACAAGATGCATATTTATCAGTTTTAGAATCATTAAAAATAGCTGGTTGAGAATTTAATAAAAAAATTAAAATCAGATGAGTTCAAGCAGATAAATTAGATGAATCAAATTATAAAGAAGTTTTAAAAAATAGCCAAGGTATTTTAGTTCCAGGTGGATTTGGTAAAAGAGGAATTGAAGGAATGATGTTAGCTAGTAGGTATGCTAGAGAAAATGATATTCCTTATTTAGGAATTTGTTTAGGAATGCAAATAGCAACAATTTCAATTGCAAGAGATTTATTAAAATGAAGTGATGCTGATTCAACTGAATTTAATAAAAATACTACTCATCCAATTTTTGATTATATTAAAGGTATTGATAGAGATAATATTGGTGGAACTTTAAGATTAGGTACAATGGTTACTAAATTAGAAAAAGATTCATTAGTTTCTAAGTTATATAATTCAGATGTTGCTTTAGAAAGACATAGACATAGATATGAATTTAATAATGAATATAAAAAAGATTTAGAAAGTGTTGGATTAAGATTTTCTGGAATTTATGAAGAAAAGAACTTAGTTGAAGTTGTTGAAATGCCAAGTTTAAAATTCTTTGTTGCTAGTCAGTTTCATCCTGAATTTACTTCTCGTCCTAATAAGCCAACTCCTTTATTTAAGGGATTTATTAAAGCAATTGTTGAAAATAATAAATAG
- the rpoE gene encoding DNA-directed RNA polymerase subunit delta yields the protein MSKVRNLDLVYSYLQSTKTPSSLNEIWKSISKDIISQKKDEISVIADLYGDMVLDNRFALTTDNLWALSSNSSVENIKKQYDDFINTDHKHRYSDSDEELTIDDEMLLDEDYDSDFTQELDDFDEDFDDTDQTYIDDDEYNR from the coding sequence ATGTCAAAAGTTAGAAATCTAGATTTAGTGTATTCATATTTACAAAGCACTAAAACACCTTCAAGTTTAAATGAAATTTGAAAGTCAATATCAAAAGATATAATCAGTCAAAAAAAAGATGAAATCTCAGTAATAGCAGATCTATATGGAGACATGGTTCTTGATAATAGATTTGCTTTAACAACTGATAATTTATGAGCTTTAAGTTCTAATTCATCAGTTGAAAACATTAAAAAACAATATGATGATTTTATTAATACAGATCATAAACACAGATATAGTGATTCAGATGAAGAATTAACAATAGATGATGAAATGTTATTAGATGAAGATTATGATAGTGATTTTACTCAAGAATTAGATGATTTTGACGAAGATTTTGATGACACTGACCAAACATATATAGATGATGATGAATATAATCGATAA
- a CDS encoding HD domain-containing protein — MYLKVIRDNVHGDIYFDDVIYIQLINTYEMQRLRRILQLAGTQLAYPSATHTRFSHSIGTYYILKEFFKNKAFLKISSYEQKLVKIAGLLHDIGHGAFSHTFEKITHKNHEQYTSEIILNKKGNIYPILKKHHINPQDIVDIINGTYKNKIINLLVSSQIDADRFDYLKRDSISCGVDYATLDFKWMIRNAFIIGDRIVFPKKTIYAIESYLLGRYHMYQQVYNHKTSTIFDAMFISWFKRVTDLFNNNYKFKDNRIIELFINVFNNKDIDLDSYLKIDDYLMFDIFKNCSSEKDLILSDLSKRLTDRKLFTIRDEKLINKTTLISKLNKLGLDPTYYLLEANIRPLSMYNPVIKNNKDENIYLYDSNNQQVHELSYYSKLVKFFQKSNSQKNLRKIIFPKEIV; from the coding sequence ATGTATTTAAAAGTAATTAGAGATAATGTTCATGGTGATATTTATTTTGATGATGTAATTTATATTCAATTAATAAATACTTATGAAATGCAAAGATTAAGAAGAATTTTACAACTTGCAGGAACACAATTAGCTTATCCAAGTGCAACACATACTCGCTTTAGTCATTCTATTGGAACTTATTATATTTTAAAAGAGTTTTTTAAAAATAAAGCTTTTTTAAAAATAAGTAGTTATGAACAAAAACTAGTAAAAATAGCTGGATTATTACATGACATTGGACATGGTGCTTTTTCACATACTTTTGAAAAAATTACACATAAAAATCATGAACAATACACAAGTGAAATTATTTTAAATAAAAAAGGAAATATTTATCCAATTTTAAAAAAGCATCATATAAATCCTCAAGATATTGTTGATATTATTAATGGAACTTATAAAAATAAAATTATTAATTTATTAGTAAGTTCACAAATTGATGCTGATAGATTTGATTATTTAAAAAGAGATTCAATTAGCTGTGGTGTTGATTATGCAACACTAGATTTTAAATGAATGATTAGAAACGCTTTTATAATTGGTGATAGAATTGTCTTTCCTAAAAAAACAATTTATGCAATTGAATCATATTTATTAGGTAGATATCATATGTATCAACAAGTTTATAATCATAAAACATCAACTATTTTTGATGCTATGTTTATTAGTTGATTTAAAAGAGTTACTGATCTATTTAATAATAATTACAAGTTTAAAGATAATAGAATTATTGAACTTTTTATAAATGTATTTAATAATAAAGATATTGATTTAGATTCTTATTTAAAAATTGATGATTATTTAATGTTTGATATTTTTAAAAATTGTAGTAGTGAAAAAGATCTGATTTTAAGTGATTTGTCAAAAAGATTAACTGATAGAAAATTATTTACTATTAGAGATGAAAAGTTAATAAATAAAACTACTTTAATTAGTAAATTAAACAAATTAGGACTAGATCCTACTTACTATTTATTAGAAGCAAATATTAGACCATTAAGTATGTATAATCCAGTAATTAAAAACAATAAAGATGAAAATATCTACTTATATGATAGTAATAATCAACAAGTTCATGAACTAAGTTATTATAGTAAATTAGTAAAGTTTTTTCAAAAATCTAATAGTCAAAAAAATTTGAGAAAAATTATTTTTCCAAAAGAAATAGTGTAG